A portion of the Bacillus sp. es.034 genome contains these proteins:
- the dtd gene encoding D-aminoacyl-tRNA deacylase → MRVVLQRSKEASVTVDGEVKGEIRSGAVLLVGITHEDTQEDARYAADKVVNLRIFEDEEGKMNHSLLDLGGEILSISQFTLYGDVRKGRRPNFMNAAKPDHAEVIYDYFNEVLAEKGVRVATGVFGAMMDVNLTNDGPVTLLIESKT, encoded by the coding sequence ATGAGGGTTGTACTGCAGAGAAGTAAAGAAGCCTCCGTCACTGTCGATGGAGAAGTAAAGGGGGAAATCCGCTCAGGCGCTGTACTGCTTGTGGGGATCACCCATGAAGATACACAGGAAGATGCCCGTTATGCGGCAGACAAAGTTGTCAATCTCCGCATTTTTGAAGATGAAGAGGGGAAGATGAATCATTCACTCCTTGATCTAGGGGGAGAGATCCTATCCATATCCCAATTCACCCTGTATGGCGATGTGCGTAAGGGAAGAAGACCGAATTTCATGAATGCAGCCAAACCCGACCATGCAGAAGTGATTTATGATTATTTCAATGAGGTCCTCGCGGAAAAAGGGGTGAGGGTGGCAACAGGCGTATTCGGTGCCATGATGGATGTAAACCTGACGAATGATGGTCCTGTTACACTTTTAATCGAGAGTAAAACCTGA
- a CDS encoding SH3 domain-containing protein, whose product MSRKIRYYYGCLYFVQEVTKIKKVIASMLIVLLMFQVQPLMDQAQAETGKVTISVSTLNVRTGPGLSFPVLTTVHRGDEYKIVDTQKDWYKVQTNSGDGWVADWLVTVDKSVSADPSPRGGKVNTDGLRVRSGPSTSDDVVTVLQKGDTVTVMKEDGDWLNIESGSTMGWVHRDYITGTEAAQGKKKVSQKGIITDDALNVRTSPSLQSSVLGVLNKGDEIEVTGSVSGWYEITFGGEVAWISDSYVEFSTGSDEAETRPPEEESTSDGELVGIISVHGLNVRDETSLNGRIVGKVSKGEKFTLLKEKNNWYQIKLPNGDKGWVAGWYVQKTVTAAAHESNSSNENITILYNGTNIRSEANTQASVVKRASSGESYQVKSKDGDWYEVELADGSAGFVAGWVVSVRSAAGENTTPARKKSGGLEDKVIVIDPGHGGRDSGTTGASGTLEKLLTMKTAELLAEKMKSAGAKVKLTRKTDEYVSLPSRVSLSHYNQADAFVSIHFDSIMDSSIAGHTTYYYQNQQKELAEKIHESLSDRLPTSDRGVRIGDYHVIRENNRPAVLLELGFLSNPSEEANVNTQYFQDLAATAIYHGLSDYFSK is encoded by the coding sequence TTGAGCAGGAAAATCCGATATTACTATGGGTGTTTGTATTTCGTACAGGAGGTGACGAAGATTAAAAAAGTAATCGCATCAATGTTGATTGTGCTACTGATGTTCCAGGTGCAGCCCCTCATGGATCAGGCACAGGCTGAAACCGGAAAGGTCACGATCAGCGTCTCGACCCTTAATGTCCGGACAGGACCGGGACTGAGCTTCCCCGTATTGACAACGGTACATAGGGGGGATGAGTACAAAATAGTAGACACGCAAAAAGATTGGTATAAAGTCCAAACCAATAGCGGGGACGGCTGGGTGGCCGATTGGCTCGTGACAGTGGATAAGTCTGTTTCTGCTGATCCCTCCCCTCGAGGTGGCAAGGTGAACACAGACGGTCTCCGGGTCAGAAGTGGCCCAAGCACTTCAGATGACGTCGTGACGGTATTGCAAAAGGGAGATACTGTGACTGTAATGAAAGAAGATGGAGATTGGCTGAACATTGAATCAGGAAGCACCATGGGATGGGTCCACCGTGATTACATAACAGGAACAGAAGCCGCCCAAGGGAAAAAAAAGGTGAGCCAAAAAGGGATCATCACAGATGACGCCTTGAATGTCCGAACATCACCATCCCTGCAGAGCTCCGTCCTTGGCGTTTTGAATAAGGGGGATGAGATAGAGGTGACCGGAAGTGTTTCCGGTTGGTATGAGATCACTTTCGGTGGCGAGGTTGCATGGATCAGTGATTCATACGTAGAGTTCTCTACCGGTTCTGATGAAGCTGAAACAAGACCACCTGAAGAGGAATCAACCTCTGATGGAGAGCTTGTCGGCATCATTTCGGTACACGGTCTCAATGTCCGTGATGAAACCTCCCTGAACGGCCGGATTGTCGGCAAAGTATCCAAGGGTGAGAAATTCACATTGTTAAAAGAGAAAAATAATTGGTATCAAATCAAGCTCCCGAATGGAGATAAAGGGTGGGTTGCCGGGTGGTATGTCCAGAAAACGGTGACAGCCGCCGCCCACGAAAGTAACAGCTCGAATGAGAACATCACGATTCTATACAACGGGACAAATATCCGCAGTGAAGCAAACACCCAGGCAAGTGTGGTCAAACGAGCTTCAAGTGGAGAGTCTTACCAGGTAAAGAGTAAGGATGGAGACTGGTATGAGGTGGAATTAGCCGATGGCAGTGCCGGGTTTGTAGCAGGCTGGGTCGTTTCGGTCCGCTCTGCAGCAGGTGAAAACACGACGCCTGCCCGCAAGAAAAGCGGTGGTCTCGAAGATAAAGTGATCGTGATCGATCCCGGGCACGGAGGAAGGGACAGTGGTACTACGGGAGCAAGTGGTACACTTGAAAAGCTTCTTACCATGAAGACCGCCGAACTCCTTGCCGAGAAGATGAAAAGCGCAGGCGCAAAGGTCAAATTAACAAGAAAAACCGATGAATATGTATCGTTACCATCAAGGGTATCATTATCCCATTATAATCAGGCAGACGCCTTTGTCAGCATACACTTTGACAGCATCATGGATTCTTCCATAGCAGGTCATACGACTTACTACTATCAGAACCAGCAGAAAGAGCTGGCAGAGAAGATCCACGAGAGCCTCTCGGATCGATTGCCAACATCAGACCGGGGTGTCCGTATCGGGGATTATCATGTCATCCGTGAAAACAACCGGCCCGCTGTCCTGTTGGAATTGGGATTCCTCAGCAACCCATCAGAAGAGGCCAATGTAAATACTCAATATTTTCAAGATTTGGCTGCAACGGCCATCTATCATGGTCTGAGTGATTATTTCTCAAAGTGA
- the hisS gene encoding histidine--tRNA ligase translates to MSIQIPRGTQDILPGEVEKWQYVEEVAKTLCYNYQYKEIRTPIFEASELFTRGVGDTTDIVQKEMYMFEDRGGRSLALRPEGTASVVRSFVGNKMFGHPNQPTKLFYSGPMFRYERPQAGRYRQFVQFGVEALGSEDPAIDAEVISLAMGIYKKLGLTQLKLVINSLGDSGSRNAHREALINHFKPRIDEFCGDCQNRLEKNPLRILDCKKDRDHELMSTAPSILDYLNDESKQYFEKVQTHLSDMDVEFTVDPTLVRGLDYYNHTAFEIMSDAEGFGAITTLCGGGRYNGLVEMIGGPETPGIGFAFSIERLLSALEAEEVELPIEQGVECFIVSLGDDAKDYAAKLLHNLRAAGISSEKDYLDRKVKGQFKAADRYEAKYVAVIGDNELQENKINLKDMATGEQEEVSLDQFVDNVKSKLGK, encoded by the coding sequence TTGTCCATTCAGATTCCAAGAGGTACACAGGACATTCTGCCTGGTGAAGTGGAAAAATGGCAGTATGTAGAGGAAGTGGCAAAGACCCTTTGTTACAACTATCAGTATAAAGAAATCCGCACCCCGATTTTCGAGGCGAGTGAACTGTTCACCCGTGGAGTAGGGGATACGACGGATATCGTACAGAAAGAAATGTATATGTTCGAAGACAGGGGAGGCAGAAGCCTGGCACTCAGACCTGAAGGGACCGCTTCTGTTGTCCGCTCCTTTGTAGGGAATAAAATGTTCGGTCACCCGAATCAGCCGACGAAGCTCTTCTACTCGGGTCCGATGTTCCGATATGAGAGGCCTCAAGCCGGACGCTACCGTCAATTTGTCCAATTTGGCGTCGAAGCGCTCGGAAGTGAAGATCCTGCCATCGATGCAGAAGTGATCTCCCTTGCAATGGGAATCTACAAGAAACTGGGGCTGACTCAATTAAAGCTTGTCATTAATAGTCTTGGTGATAGCGGAAGCAGGAATGCACACAGAGAGGCATTGATCAATCACTTTAAACCGAGGATCGATGAATTCTGCGGCGATTGCCAGAATCGCCTGGAGAAGAATCCACTCAGGATCCTTGATTGTAAGAAAGACCGCGACCATGAACTGATGTCTACAGCACCATCGATTCTTGATTATTTAAATGACGAATCGAAGCAGTATTTTGAAAAAGTACAGACTCACCTTTCAGACATGGATGTGGAATTTACAGTGGATCCAACCCTCGTCCGCGGTCTTGATTATTATAATCATACAGCCTTTGAAATCATGAGTGATGCAGAAGGCTTCGGGGCCATTACGACTCTTTGCGGAGGCGGACGCTACAACGGACTGGTTGAAATGATCGGTGGTCCTGAGACTCCGGGAATCGGATTCGCCTTCAGTATTGAAAGGCTGCTTTCGGCCCTGGAAGCAGAAGAGGTCGAACTCCCGATCGAACAGGGAGTCGAGTGCTTCATCGTTTCATTGGGTGATGACGCGAAAGATTATGCTGCCAAGCTTCTTCACAACCTTAGAGCGGCAGGGATTTCTTCCGAGAAAGATTATCTGGATCGCAAGGTGAAAGGTCAATTCAAAGCGGCCGACCGTTATGAAGCAAAATATGTGGCCGTCATCGGTGATAATGAATTGCAAGAAAATAAAATCAATCTGAAAGACATGGCTACCGGTGAACAGGAAGAAGTGAGCCTGGATCAGTTTGTTGACAATGTAAAGAGCAAGCTCGGTAAATAG
- the aspS gene encoding aspartate--tRNA ligase — MTKRTAYCGDITETHIGEKITIKGWVQKRRDLGGLIFIDLRDREGIVQVVFNPDLSEEALSLAEKIRNEYVLSITGTVVARGEGTVNPNLKTGKVEIHAEEVEIINEAKTPPFMIDDQMEVSEDVRLKYRYVDLRRPAMMETFKMRHNVTTSFRSFLNDNGFLDVETPILTKSTPEGARDYLVPSRVHKGEFYALPQSPQIFKQLLMVSGFDRYYQIARCFRDEDLRADRQPEFTQIDMEMSFMDKEQIISLVEDMMKKLMNDVKGVNVTLPIPRMTYDDAMSRYGSDKPDTRFGMELIDVSEIVKDSGFKVFAGAVANGGQVKLINVKGGASQYSRKDIDGLTEFVSRYGAKGLAWLKVEEEGLKGPISKFVTEDDASAISTSANAEAGDLLLFVADKKSVVADALGALRLKLGKDLKLIDETVFNFLWVTDWPLLEFDEGENRYYAAHHPFTMPVKEDLELFETDPASVRAEAYDLVLNGYELGGGSLRIYERDIQEKMFKVLGFSKEEAEAQFGFLLEAFEYGTPPHGGIALGLDRLVMLLAGRTNLRDTIAFPKTASASCVLTDAPGGVSEAQLKELSLSLDVE, encoded by the coding sequence ATGACAAAAAGAACCGCATATTGTGGAGACATAACAGAAACACACATCGGTGAGAAAATTACGATCAAAGGCTGGGTGCAAAAGAGAAGGGACCTGGGAGGCTTGATTTTCATCGACCTGCGTGACAGAGAGGGAATCGTACAGGTCGTGTTTAATCCGGATTTGTCGGAAGAGGCCCTTTCCCTTGCAGAGAAAATCCGTAATGAATATGTCCTGAGCATAACGGGTACGGTCGTGGCAAGGGGAGAAGGAACGGTGAACCCGAACCTGAAAACGGGAAAAGTGGAAATCCACGCAGAAGAGGTTGAAATCATCAATGAAGCGAAAACCCCTCCATTTATGATTGATGACCAGATGGAAGTGTCGGAAGATGTCCGCTTGAAATATCGTTACGTAGACCTTCGTCGTCCAGCGATGATGGAAACCTTTAAGATGCGTCATAATGTAACGACATCCTTCCGCAGTTTCTTGAACGATAACGGCTTCCTGGACGTGGAAACGCCGATCCTAACAAAGAGTACGCCTGAAGGGGCGCGTGATTATCTCGTTCCGAGCCGGGTTCATAAAGGGGAATTCTATGCCCTGCCACAATCACCACAAATCTTTAAGCAACTGTTGATGGTTTCCGGTTTCGACCGTTACTATCAAATCGCCCGCTGTTTCCGTGATGAAGATCTTCGTGCAGACCGTCAACCAGAATTCACGCAGATCGATATGGAAATGAGCTTCATGGATAAAGAACAGATCATATCACTTGTTGAGGATATGATGAAGAAACTGATGAATGATGTGAAAGGCGTAAACGTTACATTGCCTATCCCACGAATGACGTATGACGATGCCATGAGCCGTTACGGTTCTGATAAACCTGACACACGCTTCGGCATGGAACTGATCGATGTGTCCGAAATCGTCAAGGATTCAGGATTCAAAGTATTTGCCGGCGCTGTCGCAAACGGTGGACAAGTGAAGCTGATCAATGTGAAAGGCGGCGCCTCACAGTATTCCCGTAAAGACATTGATGGCTTGACTGAGTTCGTTTCCCGCTACGGAGCAAAAGGATTAGCCTGGCTGAAGGTAGAAGAGGAAGGTTTGAAAGGACCAATTTCTAAATTTGTGACTGAAGACGATGCTTCGGCGATTTCAACTTCTGCGAATGCGGAAGCTGGAGACTTGCTGTTGTTTGTGGCAGATAAGAAATCAGTCGTGGCAGACGCCCTTGGAGCCCTTCGATTGAAATTAGGGAAAGACTTGAAGCTGATTGATGAAACGGTATTTAACTTCCTTTGGGTAACAGACTGGCCGCTCCTGGAGTTCGACGAAGGGGAGAACCGTTACTATGCAGCCCATCATCCATTCACGATGCCGGTGAAGGAAGATCTTGAACTGTTTGAAACCGACCCTGCATCTGTTCGCGCGGAAGCGTATGACCTTGTCTTGAACGGATACGAACTTGGAGGCGGTTCACTTCGTATATACGAGCGTGACATTCAGGAAAAAATGTTCAAGGTGCTTGGATTCTCGAAAGAAGAAGCGGAAGCACAATTCGGTTTCTTATTGGAAGCCTTCGAATACGGAACTCCTCCACATGGGGGGATCGCCCTTGGGCTGGACCGTTTGGTGATGCTCCTTGCAGGTCGCACGAATCTCCGTGATACGATTGCGTTCCCGAAAACGGCAAGTGCAAGCTGTGTACTGACAGATGCACCTGGTGGAGTAAGTGAAGCTCAATTGAAAGAATTATCTTTGTCACTCGATGTAGAATAA
- a CDS encoding tRNA threonylcarbamoyladenosine dehydratase — MLHQFSRNELAIGKEGLQTLKNSTVAVLGIGGVGSFAAEALARSGVGRLVLVDKDDVDITNVNRQVHALLSTVGQPKVDLMRDRIMDINPDCEVIALKMFYTEETYEEFFNQGLDYVIDASDTISYKIHLMKECLKRDIPLIASMGAANKTDPTRFKIADISKTHTDPIAKVIRTRLKKEGIKKGVTVVFSDESPIVIREEIRKEVGKDDAKIRKAQLPPSSNAFVPSVAGLIAASHVMNQLLKDIEIRRVKDK, encoded by the coding sequence TTGCTACACCAGTTTTCTCGAAATGAACTAGCGATCGGTAAGGAAGGTCTCCAGACCCTTAAAAATAGTACAGTGGCCGTACTCGGAATCGGGGGAGTGGGTTCCTTTGCAGCTGAGGCGTTAGCCCGTTCCGGTGTAGGTCGTTTAGTGTTAGTGGATAAAGACGATGTGGACATCACCAACGTGAATCGTCAGGTGCATGCATTGCTCTCTACTGTAGGTCAGCCAAAGGTTGATCTGATGAGGGACCGCATCATGGACATCAATCCGGACTGTGAAGTCATCGCTTTGAAAATGTTCTATACGGAAGAAACATACGAGGAATTCTTTAATCAGGGACTCGATTATGTCATTGATGCCTCTGATACGATTTCCTATAAAATTCATTTAATGAAAGAATGCCTGAAGCGGGATATTCCATTGATCGCGAGTATGGGAGCGGCGAATAAAACCGATCCGACCCGTTTCAAAATTGCTGATATCAGCAAGACGCATACAGACCCAATCGCCAAAGTGATTCGTACCCGCCTGAAAAAAGAAGGAATCAAAAAAGGCGTCACGGTGGTTTTCTCTGATGAGAGCCCGATCGTCATCCGTGAAGAGATCAGAAAGGAAGTCGGGAAGGATGATGCGAAGATCCGTAAAGCACAGCTTCCTCCATCCTCTAACGCCTTCGTTCCTTCCGTGGCCGGGCTGATTGCAGCAAGTCATGTCATGAACCAATTGCTGAAAGACATTGAAATTAGAAGGGTGAAAGATAAATAA
- a CDS encoding GntR family transcriptional regulator, translated as MTEEYTASKPIYLQIADRIIREIVRKELALGDKLPSVREMAVQSGVNPNTIQRTYSELERMDIVETRRGQGTFVTEKEEVLTELNEKVQREVIESFIRNMKELGLTKDQMIQGVEKYLDQRGEE; from the coding sequence ATGACAGAAGAATATACAGCTTCCAAGCCCATCTACCTGCAGATTGCTGATCGCATCATCCGTGAAATCGTACGGAAAGAGTTGGCACTTGGTGACAAACTGCCTTCCGTCCGGGAGATGGCCGTTCAATCAGGAGTGAATCCGAATACCATTCAGCGTACGTACAGTGAATTAGAAAGGATGGACATTGTGGAGACGAGGAGAGGGCAGGGAACATTTGTGACGGAAAAGGAAGAGGTTCTGACAGAGCTGAATGAAAAGGTCCAGAGGGAAGTGATCGAGTCCTTCATCCGGAACATGAAAGAACTGGGTCTGACGAAAGATCAAATGATCCAGGGTGTTGAAAAATATCTCGATCAAAGAGGGGAGGAATAG
- a CDS encoding ABC transporter ATP-binding protein, giving the protein MVVKFEGITKKYGNDIALNQTSFHFQKGKIYGLLGPNGSGKSTTLKMIAGLVLPNAGTVTLNGKPVTRKSASEVAYLTELDMFYEAFTVEGMIRFYASQFPDFDTGRANELVEFMELDSGKKIKHLSKGNRGRLKLVLALSRNTEVLLLDEPFSGLDPMVRDTIVKGLLSYIDFGQQTVIIATHEIDEIEAILDEAYIISDGEIIGHCQVEELRESEGLSVLQWLKKTTKLEGKMK; this is encoded by the coding sequence ATGGTCGTGAAATTTGAGGGTATCACCAAGAAGTACGGAAACGATATAGCGCTGAACCAGACATCCTTTCATTTTCAAAAAGGGAAGATATATGGTCTCCTCGGACCGAACGGCAGTGGGAAATCCACCACATTGAAAATGATTGCCGGACTAGTGCTCCCAAACGCGGGGACGGTCACCCTGAACGGGAAACCAGTCACCAGGAAAAGTGCCAGTGAAGTCGCCTATTTGACGGAATTGGATATGTTTTATGAAGCATTCACCGTTGAGGGGATGATCCGGTTTTACGCCTCTCAATTCCCTGATTTTGATACAGGGAGAGCGAATGAACTGGTCGAGTTCATGGAGCTTGACAGCGGGAAGAAGATCAAGCACTTATCGAAAGGGAACCGGGGCAGGCTGAAGCTCGTATTGGCATTATCCCGTAATACAGAAGTGCTGCTCCTCGATGAACCATTTTCGGGGTTGGATCCGATGGTGAGGGACACGATCGTGAAAGGCCTTCTATCCTATATTGATTTCGGCCAGCAGACCGTGATCATAGCCACCCATGAAATCGATGAGATTGAAGCGATCCTGGATGAGGCCTATATCATATCGGATGGAGAAATAATAGGCCATTGTCAGGTGGAAGAGCTGAGAGAATCAGAAGGTTTATCTGTCCTGCAGTGGTTGAAGAAGACAACAAAATTAGAAGGGAAGATGAAATGA
- a CDS encoding ABC transporter ATP-binding protein produces MKTVVQLQSVSKVIKGKTIIDNLTFDVYEGEVFGFLGPNGAGKTTTIRMIVGLMNISKGDVLISGKSIKKDFEGAIKDVGAIVENPELYKFMSGYQNLKHFARMQKGISDERMKEVIELVGLTDRINDKVKTYSLGMRQRLGLAQCLLHKPKLLILDEPTNGLDPAGIREIRAYIRKLAQEEGMAVIVSSHLLSEMEMMCDRIGIIQSGKLVDVQQVRDFVEGSEQVYHFEINDVEKIKAVLNSFDPGIKFESQGSQVQVALTKEQVPDVIRALVEADVQIYSVMPVAKTLEDRFLEITNDKGEVMHA; encoded by the coding sequence ATGAAGACGGTTGTGCAATTACAAAGTGTTTCCAAAGTCATCAAAGGAAAAACCATCATTGATAATTTAACGTTCGACGTATATGAAGGGGAAGTATTCGGTTTCCTTGGACCCAATGGTGCAGGGAAAACGACGACGATCCGCATGATCGTCGGGTTGATGAATATTTCCAAAGGAGATGTCCTCATCTCAGGAAAAAGCATCAAGAAAGACTTCGAAGGTGCCATAAAGGATGTGGGAGCCATCGTCGAAAACCCTGAGCTCTATAAGTTCATGTCCGGTTATCAGAACTTAAAGCACTTTGCGCGCATGCAAAAGGGGATTTCCGATGAACGGATGAAGGAAGTCATCGAACTGGTCGGCCTGACAGATCGCATCAATGATAAGGTGAAGACGTACTCCCTTGGTATGAGACAGCGACTGGGACTTGCTCAATGCCTTCTTCATAAACCGAAACTACTCATTCTCGATGAACCGACAAATGGTCTTGATCCGGCGGGGATACGTGAAATCCGTGCCTATATCAGAAAACTTGCACAGGAAGAGGGCATGGCAGTCATCGTATCGAGTCACTTATTATCCGAGATGGAGATGATGTGTGACCGGATCGGGATCATCCAGTCCGGTAAGCTTGTCGATGTGCAACAAGTCAGGGACTTTGTAGAAGGATCTGAACAGGTCTATCACTTTGAAATCAACGACGTGGAAAAAATCAAAGCCGTCCTTAATAGTTTCGATCCCGGAATCAAGTTTGAATCCCAGGGATCACAAGTTCAGGTGGCCCTGACAAAAGAACAAGTGCCGGATGTCATCAGGGCACTGGTGGAAGCCGATGTGCAGATTTACAGCGTCATGCCTGTAGCCAAAACACTGGAAGACAGGTTCCTGGAAATTACAAATGATAAAGGAGAGGTCATGCATGCTTAG